From the genome of Erythrobacter sp. YJ-T3-07:
AGTCCTACTACGACAACGTCGGGCAAATCACCCCGCCCAAATCCGGCCCCCAGCTCCAAAAGGGCGACCGGTTCAGCTTCTCGACCTTTGGCTTCCCGCCGCTGCAGTCCGAGGTCGCGGAGTCGGTCGCGCCCGCCTCCGGCACGCCGGGGCGTCTGGCCTGGCGGGCGTGGCAGGACGGCAACGAGGAGGAGGCCCTGGACGTCTACCACGCGTGGATCGTCGAGGACATGCCCTGGGGCGTCGTGCGCGTCTTGACCCAGGAGTCCCAGATCGGCAGGCCGGCGGCGGGGCTGGCGGACAAGAAGCCGAACCCCATGCTGAA
Proteins encoded in this window:
- a CDS encoding SRPBCC domain-containing protein; protein product: SYYDNVGQITPPKSGPQLQKGDRFSFSTFGFPPLQSEVAESVAPASGTPGRLAWRAWQDGNEEEALDVYHAWIVEDMPWGVVRVLTQESQIGRPAAGLADKKPNPMLNGHQDWLDGLAKITKEHN